Proteins co-encoded in one Cynocephalus volans isolate mCynVol1 chromosome 11, mCynVol1.pri, whole genome shotgun sequence genomic window:
- the LOC134390087 gene encoding serine protease 44-like, which yields MASPGGDGSLGFLAWLLLLQLGISDAQTRAAAPPTPSPLPSGGGGEAPLANEWEPPLVGVPGPSAAPQSGQSAVTADLYAFASACGHRTVRIVGGMPAPERKWPWQVSLQIKDEHLCGGSLIANRWVLTAAHCILGHVEYTVKLGDTNVRHESRTAVVVPVRDIVIHQYYNSIGLIENDIALALLDFPVNYSSHIQPVCLPDKAFMVQADTECWVTGWGKLGETELAPRELQEAEQSIIRYEKCNEILKKKTSRKTDLVKKGTVCAYNDQGKDSCQGDSGGPLVCEFNDTWIQVGIVSWGIGCGKKGYPGVYTEVSFYKDWLIRQMNQASCLDSAGFLILLLCLVLPLTSW from the exons ATGGCGTCCCCGGGGGGCGACGGCTCCCTGGGCTTCCTGGCCTGGCTCCTGCTTCTTCAGCTCGGGATCAGCGACGCCCAGACGAGAGCGGCGGCCCCGCCgaccccctctcctctcccctcaggTGGCGGTGGCGAGGCCCCCCTAGCGAACGAATGGGAGCCGCCCCTTGTAGGTGTTCCGGGACCCTCGGCGGCCCCCCAATCCGGGCAGAGCGCGGTGACCGCCGATTTGTATGCGTTTGCCTCAG CATGTGGCCATAGGACTGTGAGGATAGTTGGTGGAATGCCAGCCCCAGAGAGGAAGTGGCCCTGGCAGGTGAGCCTGCAGATCAAAGATGAACACCTGTGCGGAGGCTCCCTTATAGCAAATCGGTGGGTGCTGACTGCGGCCCACTGCATACTAGG CCACGTGGAATACACGGTGAAGCTGGGAGACACAAACGTACGTCATGAGTCCAGAACAGCAGTTGTGGTCCCAGTCCGAGACATCGTTATCCATCAATATTATAATTCTATTGGATTAATTGAAAATGACATTGCCCTTGCTCTCCTCGACTTCCCTGTGAATTACTCCTCGCACATCCAGCCTGTGTGCCTCCCTGATAAGGCTTTCATGGTGCAAGCTGATACAGAGTGCTGGGTGACTGGATGGGGGAAACTAGGAGAAACAG AATTAGCACCAAGAGAGCTTCAGGAAGCTGAGCAAAGTATTATTCGTTATGAGAAATGTAATGAGATACTCAAGAAAAAGACATCAAGGAAGACTGACTTGGTCAAGAAAGGGACTGTCTGTGCCTATAATGACCAAGGAAAAGATTCCTGCCAG ggAGATTCAGGGGGCCCCCTGGTCTGTGAATTTAATGACACATGGATCCAGGTGGGGATTGTGAGCTGGGGCATTGGCTGTGGTAAAAAAGGATATCCTGGAGTTTATACAGAAGTTAGTTTCTACAAGGACTGGCTCATTAGACAAATGAATCAAGCTTCATGCCTGGACTCAGCAGGCTTCCTCATCCTACTCCTGTGTCTGGTGCTGCCCCTGACATCCTGGTGA